The Chlorocebus sabaeus isolate Y175 chromosome 20, mChlSab1.0.hap1, whole genome shotgun sequence genomic sequence GAAGGCAGACTGGCCGCTGTCTTGGGGCTGGGGTCCGAGGCTCAGAGCTTCGAAAGTTGGGGTGGGGTTGGAGGGGGCGGTACGGGGCAGAGGGGAGGGGTTGGGGGGCGTGTTTTCGGGGAGCGGAAATGTCAGGCGGGCTCCTCTGGGTCCTACGACCTGCCTGGCCCTGGGAGCTGGTTTGGGGGTGCAGGGAAGCCGGGTGGGCGTGGGTGGCTGCGCGCCCCGAGGAGAGCGTGGAGTCTTCGCCTCTACTTTTTCTCTTCGACTTCTGTCCTGAAGAGCGTCCCAGGCTGGATTCTGGGTTCAAACTGGGGCCATCCTCTGGCCCAGGCCCAAGGAGTGGTAGATGTAGCCTAGCAGGGAGCTAAATATCAGAaacagaaggccgggcgcggtggctcaagcctgtaatcccagcactttgggaggccgagacgggcggatcacgaggtcagaagatcgagaccatcctggctaacacggtgaaaccccgtctctactaaaactacaaaaaaactagccgggcgaggtggcgggcgcctgtagtcccagctactcaggaggctgaggcaggagaatggcatgaacccgggaggcggagcttgcagtgagctgagatccggccactgcactccagcctgggcgacagagcgagactccgtctcaaaaaaaaaaaaaaaaaaaaaaatatatatatatatatatatatatcagaaacaGAGAGGGTCACCCTGATGTCTTCATCTGAGAAGCCCAGATCCCCACCCAGGGAATGAGCAAGCCACTGCCACTCCAGGAGTGAAAGGATAGCCAGCACTGGGAAATGGGAGCTAGGAGGGGGAACAGCAATGGTTCAGGGAGGGACAGAGGTTCTGTGACAGAAACTCAGTGAGGGCATGGGAGTGGAGAGTGAAGGGAGTTAACCCTGTGGCTAGAAGAGTACCTGCCCTGCACCCACCCCCTGAGATTACGTTTTCCTGGAAAGAGACCCAGGCCTTGAAGTTCCATGGGAGTAAGGTGGAACTCTAGCTCACTGGTCAGGACATCCCAGTTGCTGTGCGGAGTCAGTGTGTTGGGGACAGGAAGCAGGTTGGGCTGTTTGGTGGAGAAGATGCTTCCACtgtccctccactcccctcctcttctctgtCTGCACCAGGCCATTGATAAGCCAGTGCAGGAAAATGGTGTTTTACCCTTGGTCATGAGCTGAGCCCCACCTCGTCTCAGTTCCCAATTCTGCTTGTAACTTGCTGTGTGAACACAGGCTCCTCAAGTCCTATttttaggcctcagtttcctcatcttggcctcagttttcccatgtgTACAAGTGAGTTGGGCCAGTTGATCTATCagggctattttattttatttttttatttttttattttttgagacggagtctcgctctgaggcccaggctggagtgcagtggccagatctcagctcactgcaaggtccgccaaccgggttcacgccattctcctgcctcagcctcccaagtagctgggactacaggcgcccgccatctcgcccggctagttttttgtattttttagtagagacggggtttcaccgtgtcagccaggatggtctcgatctcctgacctcgtgatccacccgtctcggcctcccaaagtgctgggattacaggcttgagccaccgcgcccggcctatcagGGCTATTTTTACTTGAAGATTCTAGTCTAAGCTTTCCTTCAAGCCTGAACACTGACTTTGTGCCAGGCCTTTTCCTAAGCTGGGGCTGGGTTGGGGATggagtggagactgcagtgaccaAAAGCAGCCTCTACCCAAGGAGAAGGAGATCTGAGTTCAGGAGAGGAGGCTGTGGGAGGAGGTAGCAGCCAATCTGAGGATGTGTGGTCAGGCAGGTGGAGGTATAAGAAAACATGCAGAGGCAAGAGAGTGGGGGCGTGTTCGGGAATCAGGAAGAAGCCCAGGGTGGTTGGTGTGGGGAGGTGGGAAGTGGGGCAGGAAAGGTAGGACAAGGTGCTGAATGCCAAGGTGGGGGCCTATTTCTAACTGTCATAAAGGGGGTCATGCAATGTGGGGAGCCCAGGAGCCCCGCCTAATTGCAGTGTGAGGGATTTGGGAAGCACTTGCCCCAAGCAGAGTTTAAAATGGAGATGGCAAGTGAAGCGCAGAAATCTCCTCTTTGCTCAGGAAACTGGGGTCCCACCCTGGGGACTTCTTTGGGTGAGAAGTTGAAGAGTCAGGATGGATGAGATGACCTTTCACATCTGTGAGTTTTTTTCAAGAGAACAAGTTCCTGCTGAATGGCCTGTTTCTACCCTCCAAGCTGCTCTCATTTTACCAGACTGCCCCCATCCTGGTCTGCCTTTGTGGGTCCAAGGAAGGACCTTTGTCTCAAACATCTCCCCAGCTAGTTTGACTTCTTGCCAGAATacccctcccacaatatgtgccTTCCCTTTGCTTTTACCCAATTGTCACCTGGttcccaccctcccttccccaaTCCTGTCCCAGGGTTACCAGAGATGTGAGAAAGGACAGTGCTCCAGCATCAGTCAGAGGTCAAGCCCAGGCTTTGGCCATAAGCAAGCCTCAGAGTAGGGCTAAAGGCTAGAGTCAGGGCTCACACTTGCCAGAGCCTAGGTCAGAGGTCAGCCTGGAAAAAGAAGGCAATTCTTAGCTTATACTCAGCCTTAGTGCTCAGTCTAGGGGCAGGGTCGGTGCTTAGTTTGTGGCTAAATTCTAGTTTTGGTAGGTACATGGGTCTGCATTTCCCAGTAGCTCACACACTCACAGATGAGATGAGATGACTCAGGTCTTAGAAACCTAGCTATAGCAGAGTGACCCAGGACCTGGATGGGTCAAATCCATGGTGATACAGGGGTCACCCAGTAAGCCAATGGTAGAGCTGCGACTAGAACCCAGGACTCCTGCCTCTGAGCCTAGGGCCCTGATCACTGTCTCCCGAAGTCTGTTCTGAATCTGGGATCCTTAAATTCTAGGAGGCAAAGCAAATTTGCCTGAGCTCTACATGGGCCCTCCTGGATGAATCTGACTATACTCTTCTACCtcccagtgccaggcacatagtagttGCTCTAGGAATGTCTACTGAGTGTCAGGTGCAAGGGGAGGGGCCAGTGGCTTGTTCAGAATTGGGGCTGGAGGAGGCTGGCTTCGGGGGAAGGATCTCCAGCTGTTGTCAGAGGAAGCGATGCCCTCATTGATCTGCCGCCCTCCCCCTCCTCCAGTGCTTGCAGCCACACTCAGAAGCCGCCCAGCTGGCAGCCGGAGGGCCCTTTCCTCTTTCAgggtgaaaaaaaaggaaaggacattttTGGTAGAAAAGTTCCCTGCTGCTCCCTGGGAATCCCCGGTGGCCGGATAGACTACGGGATATCCCAGAGGAAGCCGAAAgccatcccccaccccctccaccctgCCCCCAGCACAATGCTGTGAGGCTCTCCCACGCTGCACCAGCTGGCCAAGGGGGCTCCTAGAGGTCATCTTGTCCAAGCCCCTGTCTGCTGGTGGGCCTGCAGGGAGCCTCTGCTACCTCTGTCGTGACTAACAGCAAGTCCAAGGGGCACCTGTTTAGAGCCCAGGCCCAGCTCTGCAATGAAAGcagaaaagagacaaataagaTGGGAGGGCTGTGGGGCTTAGCAAGGGGGACTAATGTAGCCTGGAAAGAGGGCGGGGCACTGGACCTAGGGGTTGAGGATTTAGATTCCCAGGCGGGATGCAGAGGTTGAGCAAAGTCTGAGAGGTGACAGGGAAATGATGAATTGGGAAGTCAGACTCCAGATGATAAGGCCCTGACCGCCAGCTCCCCCATGCCCTTATCCCTGGCAGGGTATCCTCAGGTCTGAGCCCCTGGACAGCAGCCCCAGGCCCAGCTGGCCATGGCCCTGTGCCTGAAGCAGGTGTTCGCCAAGGACAAGACGTTCCGGCCGCGGAAGCGCTTTGAGCCGGGCACACAGCGCTTTGAGCTGTACAAGAAGGCACAGGCCTCTCTCAAGTCGGGCCTGGACCTGCGCAGTGTGGTGAGGCTGCCACCCGGGGAGAACATCGACGACTGGATCGCTGTGCATGTGGTGGACTTCTTCAACCGCATCAACCTCATCTACGGTACCATGGCCGAGCGCTGCAGTGAGACCAGCTGCCCGGTCATGGCCGGTGGGCCCCGCTACGAGTACCGCTGGCAAGATGAGCGCCAGTACCGGCGACCGGCCAAGCTCTCTGCGCCGCGCTATATGGCATTGCTCATGGACTGGATCGAAGGCCTCATCAACGACGAAGAGGTCTTTCCCACGCGTGTTGGTGAGCGTCACCTGGTAGGGAGGGAGCCACTGGGAGCCTATTCCACAGATGAGGATTTGGTTTGATATAGACACTCTGTGCAGGGTTGGGGGATGATTTTCATCCCCATTTTGTGGAAGAGGAAAGCGAGGTTGAAACAGGTTAAAAGTGTCTTGCTCAAGGTCAAGCATTTGACTAGGACTTCCTGACTCCCAATTTGgggcctttcttttcctttccttcctttccttccttcctttcttcttttcttctctttcttcttttctgaaatggagtttcactctttcgcccagtggtgtgatctcagcttattgcaacctctgcccccgcctccccctcaaccggggttcaagcaattctgctgcctcagccttctgagtagctgagattacaggcacccaccaccacgcctggataatttttgtatttttagtagaaacagggtttcaccgtgttggccaggcttatctcgaactccggacctcaggtgatccacccacttcagagggtttttcttttctaaggcaTAAGTGGTCCCACCAAAGACCACTCTGGCAAGACCACAGATGCTATGATTCTCAGAACCTTCCAGAACAGGTGCCCCGAGGTCATAGCTGATCTGACCTCCAGCCTCCCGGGGTTCCCTctgactcctggcctcaggaaaAGGAGGGAGTTGGTGGTTGGGTGGACCCTGATGGTATCATCACCTCAGATTGGGGCTCTGAGGGCAGAATTTTCCCTTGCCAGGCACAGGCTGTGGGGCCTTTTCTTATCTCAGCTGGGCAGCCTGGGTGGGTGACAGTAGGGAGGGGAGATGAGTGATGTCACCCAGGCACTGCTTACCCACCCAAAGGCAGCAGGAGGGGGGTGTTGGTCCAGGAGCTGAGCAGGCATGACACTGTGTTCATCACACCGGCCCCACCTGTAGCCTGGCCCAGCCCCAACCTGGAGCTCATCTCCACAGAGGCTGTGTGGCTCAGCggtgggtggggcagggtggTCAAGCCCTGAGGGGAGAAGTCTGAATGCTGAAGGAAGCTGGGCTCTGAGTCACAATTCAATGCCCACGGCTCCTCCCCAGCCAGTGACCTGCCATTTCCTGCGCTGTCATGCCTAACAGTGAGCACCTTCATTTTAcataggaggaaactgaggctactGAGGGAACATGCACTGAACTGGGAGGAATTCCGAACTGGGGCTCAGGTCCGTGGGAGCTCAGGACGCCAAGTCTAGATGGGCAGGATATGTCTGAGCGatctgggctgggctggagggTCTCAGAGGGAGGGAAGGCTTGATCCCACCTGGGAAcggtgaggaagaggagggggtcTACGGAGCTGGGGGGACCTGAATGTAGGTAGACTCATATTCCCTGCCGGCCATACCTCCCTGGGCCTGTGGGACTCCAGGTGTAGATGCCTAAAACCCTGGGTGACTGCCACACAGAGAAGAGGGCATAAGCCACCAAGATCTCTGCCTTGAGCAGGGGGGACTATGCAGAAACGGGGCCTTTCTTATGGGTCCCACATCTGTGAGGGTCGCTGCAGTGCAGTGCAAAGAGTGTTTGAATCCTGTCTCCATTCTGCACTGATTAATAGTTATGTGGCCTTGGGCTAGCAGCTTCACCTTTATAAGCACTTCTGTTTTATCATATCTAAAATGACAATCAGACACATAAAGCTAATTGTTCTAAGGATTAGAGCAAAAGGTGTGAAGGGCCCAGCACAGGACCTGGCTCATAAATGGAAGGTTCTTCGTGTTGTGAAATATGTGAAGGAATGAAGGCTGTCGGAACTAATTCTTGCAGAATTCATCATTTCCAGGATTGGGGGTCTGAGGACTTCTGTGTGAATGTTGAAAAGAGGAGGGACATGGGGTGGGGCTAGAGAGGGAGGTCAGGATGAGATCATGAAAGGCCTTGAGCAGCATCCTGCTGGGAAGTTAGGACTTAATCCTGAAGACCCAGGGATTCTTTTAAATGGATCCAGTTGTTGAACTCTCCTTGGAGTTGTATACCAGAGTGTGATGTGAGCATCTCTGCAATTGCACATATTTCTGGGGAGAGTTTAGGTCGTAACTTTTACCATAGTCTAAGAAGGGTTGGTCAGTGACCCCCACAAGTTTGCAAAGCCCTGCTTTAGGTGATGGGAAAATGTGGGAGATGATGTATATTCCAGCAGGGGAGAGCCACAGTCAGATTTGtgcttcattaaaaagaaaagtatggccaggcaccgtggttcttgcctgtaatcccagcatttaggaggccaaggcaggtggatcacttgaggtcaggagttccagaccagcctgaccaacatggagaaatcctgtctccactaaaaatggaaaattagctgggcatgatggcacatgcctgtaatcccagctacttgggaggctgaggcaagataatagcttgaaaccgggaggtggaggttgtagtgagctgagatcgcgccattgcacttcagcctgagcaagagtgaaacatcagaaagaaagagagaaagagaggaaggaaggaaggaaggaagggagggagggagggagggaggaggaaggaaggaagagaaggagggaagaagggaaagaaaaagagagagaaagaaaagaaaagaaaggaaaagaaaaaaagtgtgggAGAAAGTCAAACCACTCTATTTCTCAAAGGGAAGTGTACTAAGAAGTATGCTGGGGAAAAAGCCATCCTGGTTGCCTGTGTGTGGGAGGGAAAAGTTGAACAGAGCTTTGGCACCAGGATACTGATCCCCTTCTtctgccctcctctgccctctAGGAGTTCCCTTCCCTAAGAACTTCCAGCAGGTCTGCACCAAGATCCTGACCCGCCTTTTCCGAGTCTTTGTCCATGTCTACATCCACCACTTCGATAGCATCCTCAGCATGGGGGCAGAGGCGCACGTCAACACCTGCTACAAGCACTTCTACTACTTCATCCGCGAGTTCAGTCTGGTGGACCAGCGGGAGCTGGAGCCACTGGTGAGGCCAAGCCCTACCACCCTCCCCTACCAAGGCTAGCCTCTGAGTTTTCATGTCCAAAAGCTGCCTGCTTTAAGTAATTCCAATGCCCAAGTAGATAAATTAGGGAAGGCAATTCATTTAACTGTGAATTATCTACTTCAATAGAGAATTCTTTCAAGTGTCGGTTTACAAACCCAGATCTGCAGCCTAAGAGTTGGGGTTGCTGGGGGAATGGGCCAGGCTCAGACAGAAGAGCAGCTAGGCCCTATGGTTTGGGAAGGGATTGCCTAGTAGGCTGAGCTCTGACTGACCCTTCCCTACCTTGTGTCTCTACAGAGGGAGATGACAGAGCGGATCTGCCACTGAGCCCAGGTCTGGACTTTTTTGGCCATCAGATGGACAATCTGAACACAGGATGATAGCTGGCAGAGGGGACCCCCAGGAGCCTGAAGGACTCTGAAGGCACTGGAACCACTCCACACACCCAAAGCCTCTGGACTTCTGGTTCTCAGGAGTCTGCCTACCTGTCGCCCTGACCGCTTGTGGATGGAGAAGGGGAGAGCATCTAGGCGGGCAAACAGAAGGGAAGTAGAGTTAAACCTCTGGCATGAAGTGTGGGAGTAGGGTAGGCTAGGGGGTTTCTTCTTGACACTTGACCCTTCCATGCTGGTTCCCAAGCCTATTGGAGGAATGTGGGTGTGGCCAAGGTGATGGCAAGAAAGGTGCAAGAGGGTGAGCAGTCTGCCTGTGAGTGAGCACAGATGccggggtgtgtgcgtgtgtgattTTCACTgtggggtgtgtctgtgagagctAGCTGCCTTACCCCtccttggcacatagtaggccttCCATAAacgttggatggatggataaatagattGGGACCATCAGACCATGGGACCATCAGACCACGGCCACTGTAGGAGTGATGACAGCTCAGCGTCCCCACTCAGTATATCTGACCATGTGACTAAGTGCCCAACATGTGGTTGTAGATGTTGCTCTACATTCAAACCTTCCAGGCTACATTCTTCCATCAGCATGAGTCCTGGAGAGCTGGGGGAAGGCAGGAAGAGGAGCCTTGCCTTGAGTTCCTAAACCCTGACCCACCGCAGACACAGGCTCCGATTCTCTTACCCAGAGATGCCTATGAGCTGACATTATACTCATCCCTCTGCCTCCAAGAAGGCCTGTATTATAGGTAGCCTGGGGGTTGGAGATGATCCCTCAAGTACACAAAGGTCCCCTGGCCCTTCATCTGGGAATCATATACTCCAGTCTAGCTCCCAGAATCTACAGATCTGGCTCCTCGGATCTGAAGCCCAGCACAAAATAATCCCCCAGTCCAAGGAGCTTGTGGAACTTCAACTGGGAACTTTGGAGTCTTCTCTCCCATCCCAGGACATTGAGGATATAGTTGGTGAATGGACTCTTCCAGGTATGGAGATCCTCCATCCTAAAACTACCTGTCTCCTTCCCAGCCATCCCACAGGCACTCCAGACAGTTGGATCTCAGAGCACAGCTATCCACAGG encodes the following:
- the MOB3C gene encoding MOB kinase activator 3C, which codes for MALCLKQVFAKDKTFRPRKRFEPGTQRFELYKKAQASLKSGLDLRSVVRLPPGENIDDWIAVHVVDFFNRINLIYGTMAERCSETSCPVMAGGPRYEYRWQDERQYRRPAKLSAPRYMALLMDWIEGLINDEEVFPTRVGVPFPKNFQQVCTKILTRLFRVFVHVYIHHFDSILSMGAEAHVNTCYKHFYYFIREFSLVDQRELEPLREMTERICH